One Thermus sp. CCB_US3_UF1 DNA window includes the following coding sequences:
- the tmk gene encoding dTMP kinase, translating to MAGLFLTLEGLDGAGKSTQASLLARFLEAQGLRVRLTREPGGGLPGVRPLLLRAGQGELSPQAEYLLFSADRAEHVRKVILPALEGGEWVVSDRYLDSSLAYQGFGRGLPLPWLLEVAKEATLGLKPRRTFLLDLPPEEALARLKDKDRMERMGLAFFQRVREGYLGLARAEPERFVVLDATRPVAEVQAAIQEALRPLLP from the coding sequence ATGGCGGGCCTCTTCCTCACCCTGGAGGGCCTGGACGGGGCGGGCAAGTCCACCCAGGCCAGCCTTCTGGCCCGCTTCCTGGAAGCCCAGGGCCTCCGGGTACGCCTCACCCGGGAACCGGGCGGGGGGCTTCCCGGGGTACGGCCCCTCCTCCTTAGGGCGGGGCAAGGGGAGCTCTCCCCCCAGGCCGAGTACCTCCTCTTCAGCGCCGACCGGGCCGAGCACGTGCGCAAGGTCATCCTCCCCGCCCTGGAAGGGGGGGAGTGGGTGGTTTCCGACCGCTACCTGGACTCCAGCCTGGCCTACCAGGGCTTTGGCCGGGGGCTTCCCCTCCCTTGGCTCTTGGAGGTGGCCAAGGAGGCCACCTTGGGCCTGAAACCCCGCCGCACCTTCCTCCTGGACCTGCCCCCGGAGGAGGCCTTGGCCAGGCTCAAGGACAAGGACCGCATGGAACGGATGGGCCTTGCCTTCTTCCAGCGGGTGCGGGAAGGCTACCTGGGGCTGGCCAGAGCCGAGCCGGAGCGCTTTGTGGTCCTGGACGCCACCCGGCCCGTGGCCGAGGTGCAGGCGGCCATCCAGGAAGCCCTCCGCCCCCTTCTGCCATAA
- a CDS encoding Nif3-like dinuclear metal center hexameric protein: MERDALVRYLNAYLRLQDFPQDPSLNGLQVEGKGEVTKVGAAVDAGEAIFQKALEEGVDFLLVHHGLFWGRPFPITGHHKRRLELLFRGGINLYAAHLPLDAHPEVGNNHELARALGLGDLEPYDVGVKGRFPFPTPLVQVADRLGQLTGMQPLVHQGGADTVVEVVIVSGGAAGLVGRVEADLFITGEPKHSVFHETFERGLNVIYAGHYDTEVFGVKALARHLEARFGLPWVFLDHPTGL; the protein is encoded by the coding sequence ATGGAGCGGGACGCGCTGGTGCGCTACCTGAACGCCTACCTCCGCCTCCAGGACTTCCCCCAGGACCCCTCCCTGAACGGCTTACAGGTGGAAGGCAAGGGGGAAGTCACCAAGGTGGGGGCGGCGGTGGACGCTGGAGAAGCCATCTTCCAGAAGGCCCTCGAGGAGGGGGTGGACTTCCTCCTGGTCCACCACGGCCTCTTCTGGGGCCGCCCCTTTCCCATCACCGGCCACCACAAAAGGCGGCTGGAACTCCTCTTCCGGGGTGGGATCAACCTCTACGCCGCCCACCTACCCCTGGACGCCCACCCCGAGGTGGGGAACAACCACGAGCTCGCCCGGGCCCTGGGCCTAGGGGACCTGGAGCCTTACGACGTGGGCGTAAAGGGCCGCTTCCCCTTCCCCACCCCCCTGGTCCAGGTGGCGGACCGGCTGGGCCAGCTCACGGGCATGCAGCCCCTGGTGCACCAGGGGGGGGCGGACACCGTGGTGGAGGTGGTGATCGTCTCCGGAGGGGCGGCGGGCCTGGTGGGCCGGGTGGAGGCCGACCTCTTCATCACCGGAGAGCCCAAGCATAGCGTCTTCCACGAAACCTTTGAGCGGGGGCTCAACGTCATCTACGCCGGCCACTACGACACCGAGGTCTTCGGGGTCAAGGCCCTGGCCCGGCACCTGGAGGCGCGCTTCGGCCTCCCTTGGGTCTTCCTGGACCACCCCACGGGGCTTTAG
- a CDS encoding S9 family peptidase, which yields MGPEVLLKVRFLSDLTEGPEGLPLFLLTEIQEGEPPKYLSRLALFDGALRFLTQEEARKPRYAHPYVYFLRRVGEVQELFRLDLRGGEAERLTQTAGVLDYALGPEGQVAFLALKEAPKPGLPRTFSGWPFKLDGRGLLPEGQVALYLLHGGEVRLLLDRYPAPKEMVFAPEGLYLVMPEDPQAQAGWRDTLYRLREGGLEKVWGGVGPIFALEWSPEGLFFLGHAFERGGGTEARLYHLRDGGVRVLLEGSLQNSVNADLRFGAHFQGPKWTEEGVYLVRTEGGEGRLYRVGLDGQAEALSASGSVLAFARTPKGLFLLTEDFTRPARLEGPLGVYDPNEGLSLPLAEPQATAWQSPEGHRVPGWVLLPEGEGPHPVILYIHGGPHTAFGRAPMLEFALYRQAGYAVAFANPRGSTGYGQDFALLEGAWGERDERDLLGFLDHVLAHFPLDPERVGVAGGSYGGYMTNWLTARHPGRFKAAVTDRSICNWLSFFGASDIGPRFTYLELFAKPWERPEVLWEKSPLRYVHQVRTPTLVVHAEGDHRCPMDQGETWYTALWHLGVKTRFLRVPEEGHELSRSGRPDRRLARLRAYLDWWRENL from the coding sequence ATGGGACCCGAAGTCCTCCTAAAGGTGCGCTTTCTCTCCGACCTCACGGAAGGCCCCGAGGGCCTGCCCCTTTTCCTCCTCACCGAGATCCAGGAGGGGGAGCCGCCCAAGTACCTTTCCCGCCTGGCCCTCTTTGACGGCGCCTTGCGCTTCCTCACCCAGGAGGAGGCCAGGAAGCCCCGCTACGCCCACCCCTACGTCTACTTCCTGCGCCGGGTGGGGGAGGTCCAGGAGCTTTTCCGTCTGGACCTTCGGGGGGGAGAGGCGGAGCGGCTTACGCAGACCGCCGGGGTGTTGGACTACGCCCTAGGGCCAGAGGGCCAGGTGGCCTTTTTGGCCCTGAAGGAAGCCCCCAAACCGGGGCTTCCCCGGACCTTTTCCGGCTGGCCCTTCAAGCTGGATGGCCGGGGCCTCCTCCCCGAAGGCCAGGTGGCCCTCTACCTCCTGCACGGGGGGGAGGTGCGCCTCCTTTTGGACCGCTACCCTGCCCCCAAGGAGATGGTCTTCGCCCCCGAGGGCCTGTACCTGGTCATGCCCGAGGATCCCCAGGCCCAGGCGGGGTGGCGGGACACCCTGTACCGGCTTAGGGAGGGGGGGTTGGAGAAGGTCTGGGGGGGCGTGGGCCCCATCTTTGCCCTGGAGTGGAGCCCGGAAGGGCTTTTCTTCCTGGGCCACGCCTTTGAGCGGGGCGGGGGGACCGAGGCCAGGCTCTACCACCTGCGGGATGGGGGGGTCCGGGTTCTCCTGGAGGGGAGCCTGCAGAACTCGGTGAACGCCGACCTGCGCTTCGGGGCCCATTTCCAGGGGCCCAAGTGGACGGAGGAAGGGGTGTACCTGGTGCGCACCGAAGGGGGAGAGGGGAGGCTCTACCGGGTGGGCCTGGACGGCCAGGCGGAGGCCCTTTCGGCTTCGGGGAGCGTCCTGGCCTTTGCCCGCACCCCCAAGGGCCTTTTCCTCCTCACCGAGGACTTTACCCGTCCAGCTCGCCTCGAGGGCCCCCTGGGGGTTTACGACCCCAACGAGGGCCTCTCCTTGCCCCTGGCGGAGCCCCAGGCCACGGCCTGGCAGAGCCCTGAGGGGCATAGGGTGCCGGGCTGGGTCCTGCTGCCCGAGGGGGAAGGCCCCCACCCCGTCATCCTCTACATCCATGGGGGGCCCCACACCGCCTTTGGCCGGGCCCCCATGCTGGAGTTCGCCCTCTACCGCCAGGCGGGGTACGCGGTGGCCTTCGCCAACCCTCGAGGCTCCACCGGTTACGGCCAGGACTTTGCCCTTCTGGAAGGGGCCTGGGGGGAGCGGGACGAGCGGGACCTCCTGGGCTTCCTGGACCACGTCCTGGCCCACTTTCCCCTGGACCCCGAGCGGGTGGGGGTGGCCGGGGGGAGCTACGGGGGGTACATGACCAACTGGCTCACCGCCCGCCACCCCGGGCGCTTCAAGGCGGCGGTCACCGACCGGAGCATCTGCAACTGGCTCAGCTTCTTTGGGGCCAGCGACATCGGGCCCCGCTTCACCTACCTGGAGCTCTTCGCCAAACCCTGGGAGCGGCCCGAGGTCCTGTGGGAGAAAAGCCCCCTGCGCTACGTGCACCAGGTGCGCACCCCCACCTTGGTGGTCCACGCCGAAGGGGACCACCGCTGCCCCATGGACCAGGGGGAGACCTGGTACACCGCCCTTTGGCACCTGGGGGTCAAGACCCGCTTCCTGCGGGTTCCCGAGGAGGGGCATGAGCTTTCCCGCTCGGGCCGCCCCGATCGGCGCCTGGCCCGGCTGAGGGCGTACCTGGACTGGTGGCGGGAAAACCTCTAG
- a CDS encoding DUF3467 domain-containing protein — protein sequence MTEMKLDIQIDKDTALGRYTNLALIAHTKNEFILDFALLQPQGGAMVVSRVITSPQHAKALLRSLAENVARYEETFGPIPEPVAEGQA from the coding sequence ATGACCGAGATGAAACTGGACATCCAGATCGACAAGGATACCGCCCTGGGCCGCTACACCAACCTGGCCCTCATCGCCCACACCAAGAACGAGTTCATCCTGGATTTTGCCCTCCTCCAGCCCCAGGGAGGGGCCATGGTGGTGAGCCGGGTCATCACCAGCCCCCAGCACGCCAAGGCCCTCCTGCGCAGCCTAGCGGAGAACGTGGCCCGCTACGAGGAGACCTTCGGCCCCATCCCCGAGCCCGTGGCCGAGGGACAAGCTTAG
- a CDS encoding roadblock/LC7 domain-containing protein, translating to MDEILKELKETRGVRAVALLSEEGFVVEEVREEGAPEATLLSARAATVLGTAKALAQSLNQEAVEEIMVEYPEGALLLVPLSGHHLLLFLDGVKSLGRVRLALKKALPKIEEALA from the coding sequence GTGGACGAGATCCTGAAGGAGCTGAAGGAAACCCGGGGGGTACGGGCGGTGGCCCTCCTCAGCGAGGAAGGGTTTGTGGTGGAGGAGGTCCGGGAGGAAGGGGCCCCCGAGGCCACCCTCCTCTCCGCCCGGGCGGCCACGGTCCTGGGCACGGCCAAGGCCCTGGCCCAGAGCCTGAACCAGGAGGCGGTGGAGGAGATCATGGTAGAGTACCCGGAGGGCGCGCTCCTCTTGGTGCCCCTATCCGGCCACCACCTCCTCCTCTTTCTGGACGGGGTGAAAAGCCTGGGCCGGGTGCGGCTGGCCCTGAAGAAGGCGTTGCCCAAGATAGAGGAGGCGTTGGCATGA
- a CDS encoding roadblock/LC7 domain-containing protein — translation MAYLESLAALGVRRAVLTGLDGLVIEALGRGSPPAEVLAAELASVVRHLTPLAEALSGEVRRFTLATEQQELLALKVGEYLLGAVLERGMDRKAVGQELSRIALKIQNL, via the coding sequence ATGGCTTACCTAGAAAGCCTGGCCGCCCTCGGGGTGCGCCGGGCGGTGCTTACCGGTTTGGACGGCCTGGTCATCGAGGCGTTGGGCCGTGGATCCCCCCCGGCCGAGGTCCTGGCCGCGGAGCTGGCCTCCGTGGTGCGGCACCTTACCCCCTTGGCGGAGGCCCTCTCCGGGGAGGTACGGCGCTTCACCTTGGCCACCGAGCAGCAGGAGCTCCTGGCCCTCAAGGTGGGGGAGTACCTTCTGGGAGCGGTCCTGGAGCGGGGTATGGACCGCAAGGCCGTGGGCCAGGAGCTCTCCCGCATTGCCCTGAAGATCCAGAACCTGTAA
- the recR gene encoding recombination mediator RecR, whose product MRYPERLLKLARALSRLPGIGPKTAQKLSLHLAFHREEAGELREALAGLEALGLCRVCGNLAEGELCPICQDEGRDRGLLAVVESVADLFALERSGEFPGVYHVLGGALNPLEGVGPRELNLESLWPRLAGVREVVLATSMTVEGEATALYLAEELKRRGVKATRLAYGLPVGGSLEYVDEVTLGRALEGRKPI is encoded by the coding sequence ATGCGCTACCCTGAGCGCCTCCTCAAGCTGGCCCGGGCCCTCTCCCGCCTGCCAGGGATCGGCCCCAAGACGGCGCAGAAGCTCTCCTTGCACCTGGCCTTCCACCGGGAGGAGGCGGGGGAGCTAAGGGAGGCCTTGGCGGGCCTGGAAGCCTTGGGCCTCTGCCGGGTCTGCGGCAACCTGGCCGAGGGGGAGCTTTGCCCCATCTGCCAGGACGAGGGCCGGGACCGCGGCCTCTTGGCGGTGGTGGAGAGCGTGGCCGACCTCTTCGCCCTGGAGCGGAGCGGGGAGTTCCCCGGGGTCTACCATGTCCTGGGGGGGGCCCTGAACCCCCTGGAGGGGGTGGGGCCCCGGGAACTCAACCTGGAAAGCCTCTGGCCGAGGCTGGCCGGGGTGAGGGAGGTGGTGCTGGCCACCTCCATGACCGTGGAAGGCGAGGCCACCGCCTTGTACCTGGCGGAGGAGCTGAAGCGCCGGGGGGTGAAGGCCACCCGGCTGGCCTACGGCCTTCCCGTGGGGGGAAGCCTGGAGTACGTGGACGAGGTCACCCTGGGCCGGGCCCTGGAGGGGCGCAAACCCATCTAA
- a CDS encoding YbaB/EbfC family nucleoid-associated protein, whose amino-acid sequence MNLQKLLKEAQKAQKKAAEIQERLETLTVVGTAQGLVEVEANGHGKILAVRLKPEVLEAFRDDLEGLEDLLLVAIQDAQKKAHELSEKEMSRELGGVGQMLGKLF is encoded by the coding sequence ATGAACCTGCAGAAGCTCTTGAAGGAGGCCCAGAAAGCACAGAAGAAGGCGGCGGAGATCCAGGAGCGCCTGGAAACCCTGACCGTGGTGGGCACCGCCCAGGGTCTGGTGGAGGTGGAGGCCAACGGCCACGGGAAGATCCTGGCCGTGCGCCTGAAGCCCGAGGTCCTCGAGGCCTTCCGGGACGACCTGGAGGGCCTGGAAGACCTCCTTTTGGTGGCCATCCAGGATGCCCAGAAGAAGGCCCACGAGCTCTCGGAGAAGGAGATGAGCCGGGAGCTGGGCGGCGTGGGGCAGATGCTGGGCAAGCTCTTCTAG
- the hemB gene encoding porphobilinogen synthase, with the protein MERPRRLRSPLLRRLVAEVDLSPRHLILPLFVKEGGEPEEVASMPGVFRHPLSRLPQVGEAALEAGLGGVILFGVLPEEAKDPWGQGAYAEEGVVQRAIRLLKEAFPELLVLADTCLCEYTDHGHCGVVRQGPLGFYVDNDATLDLLAKTALSQAQAGADVVAPSAMMDGQVQAIRQALDQGGFPHVPILSYAVKYASAFYGPFREAAASAPQFGDRSGYQMDPRAGLWDALREARLDDLEGADLLMVKPALPYLDVLHALRERFAKPLFAYQVSGEYAMLKAAALRGWLEERRAVLESLYALRRAGAQGILTYYALEAARWLKEG; encoded by the coding sequence ATGGAGCGCCCAAGAAGGCTTCGTTCCCCCCTCTTGCGCCGCCTGGTGGCCGAGGTGGACCTCTCCCCCCGCCACCTCATCCTCCCCCTCTTCGTCAAGGAAGGGGGGGAGCCGGAGGAGGTGGCCTCCATGCCGGGGGTCTTCCGCCATCCCCTTTCCCGCCTGCCCCAGGTGGGGGAGGCGGCCTTGGAAGCCGGTCTGGGCGGGGTGATCCTCTTTGGCGTCCTGCCCGAGGAGGCCAAGGACCCCTGGGGCCAGGGGGCCTACGCGGAGGAGGGGGTGGTCCAGCGGGCCATCCGCCTCCTCAAGGAGGCCTTCCCCGAGCTTTTGGTCCTGGCCGACACCTGCCTCTGCGAGTACACGGACCACGGCCACTGCGGGGTGGTGCGCCAGGGGCCCCTGGGGTTTTACGTGGACAACGACGCCACCTTGGACCTCCTGGCCAAGACCGCCCTTTCCCAGGCCCAGGCGGGGGCGGACGTGGTGGCCCCCAGCGCCATGATGGACGGCCAGGTGCAGGCCATCCGCCAGGCCCTGGACCAAGGCGGTTTCCCCCACGTGCCCATCCTGTCCTACGCGGTGAAGTACGCCTCCGCCTTCTACGGCCCCTTCCGCGAGGCGGCGGCCAGCGCCCCCCAGTTCGGGGACCGTTCCGGTTACCAGATGGATCCCCGGGCGGGCCTGTGGGATGCCCTGCGGGAGGCCCGGCTGGATGACCTCGAGGGGGCCGACCTCCTCATGGTCAAGCCCGCCCTTCCCTACCTGGACGTGCTCCACGCCCTGAGGGAGCGCTTCGCCAAGCCCCTTTTCGCCTACCAGGTCTCGGGGGAGTACGCCATGCTCAAGGCGGCGGCCCTAAGGGGCTGGCTGGAGGAAAGGCGGGCGGTGCTGGAAAGCCTTTATGCCCTTAGGCGGGCCGGGGCCCAGGGGATCCTCACCTACTACGCCCTGGAAGCAGCCCGCTGGCTCAAGGAAGGCTAG
- a CDS encoding MFS transporter produces the protein MKALRHPAFARLILSYLVSQAGSKIHRVALLVLVYLLTENALWVSLVLGVQLLGTVVFSPLLSAWADTQDRKALLVWSDLLRAPLVALIPLLGAKSLPALLLLVFLIELLRDLHDPIQNAVVPDLVPKEEVDEANSLILLADRLSEVLFVGAAGVLVAAVGPAFAFYLDAITYLASGLILMGLPPLKPDHIPKAGFFARVKEGLGHLRRHPAIRRTVGTLFAAAAFGSVETALGVVLAIKWLGVGSAGFGFMEAALALGAILGGLAMPRLLARLPREKLFLYGLLLFGLFEASVGLFPTFAWVLVAFFLGGFLNMTFIVPARSILQLNTPQEMRGRIFAAFGAVMNAAVLIGTMLGGALEGPMGAPMVFLLAGGMVSLAALYTLLTGGIPAPQDGRQTAG, from the coding sequence ATGAAGGCTTTGCGGCACCCCGCCTTTGCCCGGCTGATCCTTTCCTACTTGGTTTCCCAGGCGGGAAGCAAGATCCACCGGGTGGCCCTCCTGGTCCTGGTCTACCTGCTCACGGAAAACGCCCTTTGGGTGTCCTTGGTCCTGGGGGTGCAGCTCCTGGGAACGGTGGTCTTCTCCCCCCTGCTCTCCGCCTGGGCCGACACCCAGGACCGGAAGGCCCTCCTGGTCTGGTCCGACCTGCTGCGGGCCCCCCTGGTGGCCCTCATCCCCCTCCTGGGGGCCAAGAGCCTGCCGGCCCTCCTCCTCCTGGTCTTCCTCATCGAGCTCCTTCGTGACCTGCACGACCCCATCCAGAACGCGGTGGTACCCGACCTGGTCCCCAAGGAGGAGGTGGACGAGGCCAACAGCCTGATCCTCCTGGCCGACCGGCTCTCCGAGGTGCTCTTCGTGGGGGCAGCCGGGGTACTGGTGGCCGCGGTGGGGCCGGCCTTTGCCTTCTACCTGGACGCCATCACGTACCTGGCCTCGGGGCTCATCCTTATGGGGCTTCCTCCCCTGAAGCCCGACCATATCCCCAAGGCCGGCTTCTTCGCCCGGGTGAAGGAAGGCCTGGGCCACCTCCGCCGCCACCCGGCCATCCGCCGGACCGTGGGCACCCTCTTCGCCGCCGCCGCCTTCGGCTCGGTGGAAACCGCCTTGGGGGTGGTGCTGGCCATCAAGTGGCTGGGGGTGGGCTCGGCCGGGTTTGGCTTCATGGAGGCGGCCTTGGCCCTGGGGGCCATCCTGGGGGGGCTGGCCATGCCCCGGCTCCTGGCCCGCCTGCCCCGGGAAAAGCTTTTCCTCTATGGCCTCCTCCTCTTTGGGCTCTTTGAGGCTTCGGTGGGCCTCTTCCCCACCTTCGCCTGGGTCCTGGTGGCCTTTTTCCTGGGTGGGTTCCTCAACATGACCTTCATCGTCCCCGCCCGCTCCATCCTGCAGCTCAACACCCCCCAGGAGATGCGCGGGCGGATCTTCGCCGCCTTCGGCGCGGTGATGAACGCCGCGGTCCTCATCGGCACCATGCTGGGCGGGGCCTTGGAAGGGCCCATGGGAGCCCCCATGGTCTTCCTGTTGGCCGGGGGCATGGTAAGCCTGGCGGCCCTTTACACCCTGCTCACCGGGGGCATCCCCGCACCCCAGGATGGCCGCCAGACCGCAGGCTAG
- a CDS encoding PP2C family serine/threonine-protein phosphatase: MRLAPRFSVAAVSHVGRRQNNEDFHRVLRLEVPQGHLLLLAVADGMGGMEAGEWASKVAIEALSEAARAYAEHLKGGRPAVGLSRVMEKAFALAQRRVEKEAEKPGRKGMGTTLTAFLYADWLKEGVVGHIGDSRAYHLTPRGLVRLTEDHSWVAERVKEGVLTPTEAERHPYRNVLTRALGLPEARYDLKGVHLAPGEGVLLVTDGLYGLVPEVEWQLGKDLQASLEALVSEALRRGGDDNVTAVALRVG, from the coding sequence ATGCGCCTCGCCCCTCGCTTCAGCGTGGCCGCCGTTTCCCACGTGGGCCGCCGCCAGAACAACGAGGACTTCCACCGGGTGCTCCGCCTGGAGGTGCCCCAGGGCCACCTTTTGCTTTTGGCCGTGGCCGACGGCATGGGGGGGATGGAGGCGGGGGAGTGGGCCAGCAAGGTGGCCATAGAAGCCCTTTCCGAAGCGGCCCGGGCCTACGCCGAGCACCTTAAGGGGGGCCGGCCCGCGGTGGGCCTATCCCGGGTGATGGAGAAGGCCTTCGCCCTGGCCCAACGGCGGGTGGAGAAGGAGGCGGAAAAGCCCGGGCGCAAGGGGATGGGCACCACCCTTACCGCCTTTTTGTACGCCGACTGGCTCAAGGAGGGGGTGGTGGGGCATATCGGCGACTCCCGGGCCTACCACCTGACCCCTAGGGGGCTGGTGCGCCTCACCGAGGACCACTCCTGGGTGGCGGAGCGGGTTAAGGAGGGGGTCCTGACCCCCACCGAGGCCGAGCGCCACCCCTACCGGAACGTCCTGACCCGGGCCCTGGGCTTGCCCGAGGCCCGCTATGACCTCAAGGGGGTGCACCTGGCCCCGGGCGAGGGGGTGCTTCTGGTAACCGATGGGCTTTACGGCCTGGTGCCTGAGGTGGAGTGGCAGCTGGGCAAGGACCTCCAGGCCTCCTTGGAGGCCCTGGTGTCCGAGGCCTTGCGCCGGGGCGGGGACGACAACGTCACCGCCGTGGCCCTGAGGGTGGGGTGA
- a CDS encoding protein kinase: MAFLLAFLLVLLTAALASRLSPWPLFFLLALLAGAAWATGVRAEALLPWLLLALGSMAAPRVYLAPRRRARRAPRQGRPTRVKTTEEAQALAQRYEVLEKVGVGGMATVYKAKDRKTGRVVALKVPQERFVGDPRFVRRFHREAEVLSKMDHPNIVKVFDHGQVDGVHFIAMEYLDGEGLDRLIEERRLNLRQAAAILARVADALKHIHAQGIVHRDIKPGNIMVLKGALKEDGVDPRGVRLMDFGIAAGKVLTRLTITGARIGTPVYMSPEQAKGQKLDHRSDIYSLGIVLYEALTGQPPFTGGYETVIHQQIFQVPTPPKQLKPEIPQALSDLVLRMLEKDPAKRPTLDEVIQGLSGSWEEEKGLPQPYYLLLGVEAKRGVVRLLDVQGTAARLLSGIGSAPGHFPAPPLAVAADPEGGIWVSVFEHGAKLLHRFSPEGELLLSAGPYGMKPGEFLFPVALAVADGSLFVLDGETATISRLDLKGQYLGRFGGQGLGRGSFQDPKALVVAGEYLLVLDYGNRQVQRLTLEGRYLSRYAFRRSKESEELRLLGGVGAGEGRIYLYDVEAAKVRAVDPSGALLASYALPLLEGEDRMSLVELLPWDGVLYAARRGSSRVHRIDLRTGEALPPLEVYAPVRALALWKNPL; encoded by the coding sequence ATGGCCTTCCTCCTGGCGTTTCTCTTGGTCCTGCTGACCGCGGCCCTGGCCTCGAGGCTTTCCCCCTGGCCCCTTTTCTTCCTCCTCGCCCTCCTCGCCGGGGCGGCCTGGGCCACGGGGGTGCGGGCCGAGGCCCTCCTGCCTTGGCTCCTCCTGGCCCTGGGCAGCATGGCTGCCCCTAGGGTCTACCTGGCCCCCCGGCGCCGGGCCCGCCGGGCCCCCCGTCAAGGGCGGCCCACCCGGGTCAAGACCACGGAGGAGGCCCAGGCCCTGGCCCAGCGCTACGAGGTCCTGGAGAAGGTGGGGGTGGGGGGGATGGCCACGGTCTACAAGGCCAAGGACCGGAAGACGGGCCGGGTGGTGGCCCTCAAGGTGCCCCAGGAGCGCTTCGTGGGCGACCCCCGCTTCGTGCGCCGCTTCCACCGGGAGGCCGAGGTCCTCTCCAAGATGGACCACCCCAACATCGTCAAGGTGTTTGACCACGGCCAGGTGGACGGGGTCCACTTCATCGCCATGGAGTACCTGGACGGGGAGGGGTTGGACAGGCTCATTGAGGAACGCCGCCTCAACCTGAGGCAGGCGGCGGCCATCCTGGCCCGGGTGGCGGACGCCCTCAAGCACATCCACGCCCAGGGCATCGTCCACCGGGACATCAAGCCGGGGAACATCATGGTCCTCAAGGGGGCCCTGAAGGAGGACGGGGTGGACCCCCGGGGGGTGCGCCTCATGGACTTCGGCATCGCCGCCGGCAAGGTCCTGACCCGCCTCACCATCACCGGGGCCCGGATCGGGACCCCGGTCTACATGAGCCCGGAGCAGGCCAAGGGGCAGAAGCTGGACCACCGCTCGGACATCTACTCCCTGGGCATCGTCCTCTACGAGGCCCTTACCGGACAGCCCCCCTTCACCGGGGGGTACGAGACCGTGATCCACCAGCAGATCTTCCAGGTCCCCACCCCTCCCAAGCAGCTCAAGCCCGAGATCCCCCAGGCCCTGTCCGACCTGGTCCTGAGGATGCTGGAAAAGGACCCGGCCAAGCGCCCCACCCTAGACGAGGTCATCCAGGGGCTTTCCGGATCCTGGGAGGAGGAAAAGGGGCTGCCCCAGCCCTACTACCTCCTTCTGGGCGTGGAGGCCAAACGGGGGGTGGTGCGCCTTTTGGACGTCCAGGGGACGGCGGCCAGGCTCCTTTCCGGCATCGGTTCCGCCCCGGGCCACTTCCCCGCCCCTCCCTTGGCCGTGGCCGCCGACCCCGAGGGGGGGATCTGGGTTTCCGTCTTTGAGCACGGGGCCAAGCTGCTCCACCGCTTCTCCCCCGAGGGGGAGCTGCTCCTCTCCGCGGGGCCCTACGGGATGAAGCCTGGGGAGTTCCTCTTCCCCGTGGCCCTGGCGGTGGCGGACGGAAGCCTTTTCGTCCTGGACGGGGAGACCGCCACCATCAGCCGCCTGGACCTGAAGGGGCAGTACCTGGGGCGGTTTGGGGGCCAGGGCCTGGGGCGGGGCAGCTTCCAGGACCCCAAGGCCCTGGTGGTGGCCGGGGAGTACCTTCTGGTCCTGGACTACGGCAACCGTCAGGTGCAGCGCCTTACCTTGGAGGGCCGCTACCTTTCCCGCTATGCCTTCCGCCGCTCCAAGGAGAGCGAGGAGCTGCGGCTCCTCGGGGGGGTGGGGGCGGGGGAAGGGCGGATCTACCTCTACGACGTGGAGGCGGCCAAGGTGCGGGCGGTGGACCCCTCGGGGGCCCTCCTGGCCTCCTACGCCCTCCCCCTTTTGGAGGGGGAGGACCGGATGAGCCTGGTGGAGCTTCTGCCCTGGGACGGGGTGCTCTACGCCGCCCGGCGGGGTAGCAGCCGCGTGCACCGCATCGACCTCAGGACGGGGGAGGCCTTGCCCCCTCTGGAGGTCTACGCCCCGGTGCGCGCCCTGGCCCTGTGGAAGAACCCCCTATGA
- a CDS encoding response regulator transcription factor, with the protein MRVLLVEDDPGVREALELGLALEGHEVRSASRPKEALAHLPWAEAVVLDVLLPEGDGFSLLKEIRARSEVPVLMLTALDAVEWRVKGLREGADDYLVKPYSLQELLARLEALRRRVRRGEEVLAYGDLRLYPRRMEAYRGERRLALGPKAFLLLKAFLEAPEEVLSKEALMLRVWGEPVEPATLEVHLSALRKALGEPNPIQTVRGYGYRLFLP; encoded by the coding sequence ATGAGGGTCTTGCTGGTGGAGGACGACCCCGGGGTCAGGGAGGCCCTGGAGCTGGGCCTGGCCCTGGAGGGGCACGAGGTGCGGAGCGCCTCCCGCCCCAAGGAAGCCTTGGCCCACCTTCCCTGGGCCGAGGCGGTGGTGCTGGACGTGCTCCTGCCCGAGGGGGATGGGTTTAGCCTCCTCAAGGAGATCCGGGCCCGCTCCGAGGTGCCCGTGCTCATGCTCACCGCCTTGGATGCCGTGGAGTGGCGGGTCAAGGGGCTTAGGGAGGGGGCGGACGACTACCTGGTGAAGCCCTACAGCCTGCAGGAGCTCCTGGCCCGCCTCGAGGCCCTCCGCCGCCGGGTGCGGCGGGGGGAGGAGGTCTTGGCCTACGGGGACCTCCGCCTCTACCCCAGGCGGATGGAGGCCTACCGGGGGGAGAGGCGGCTTGCCCTGGGCCCCAAGGCCTTCCTCCTCCTCAAGGCCTTCCTGGAGGCTCCGGAGGAGGTGCTCTCCAAGGAGGCCCTGATGCTCCGGGTCTGGGGGGAGCCGGTGGAGCCCGCCACCTTGGAGGTCCACCTCTCCGCCCTGCGCAAGGCCCTGGGGGAGCCCAACCCCATCCAGACGGTGCGCGGGTATGGCTACCGCCTTTTCCTCCCTTAG